One Sodalis praecaptivus DNA segment encodes these proteins:
- the hldE gene encoding bifunctional D-glycero-beta-D-manno-heptose-7-phosphate kinase/D-glycero-beta-D-manno-heptose 1-phosphate adenylyltransferase HldE — MKVTLPDFRRAGVLVVGDVMLDRYWYGPTSRISPEAPVPIVKVDAIEERPGGAANVAMNIAALGCHSRLVGLTGIDDAARALGARLSEVAVTCDFVAVATHPTITKLRVLSRNQQLIRLDFEQGFDDVDAAPMLERIQLALPKTGALVLSDYAKGALARVREMITLARAAGVPVLVDPKGTDFSRYQGATLLTPNLSEFEAVAGACKDEETLVSRGMKIIADYQLSALLITRSEQGMTLLQPGKEPLNLPTQAQEVYDVTGAGDTVIGVLAAALAAGNSLEESCFLANAAAGVVVGKLGTSTVSPIELENAIRGRAETGFGVMTESELKQAVALARQRGEKVVMTNGIFDILHAGHVSYLANARRLGDRLIVAVNSDDSTKRLKGESRPVNPLAQRMTVLAALEAVDWVVPFSEDTPQRLIADVLPDVLVKGGDYQPHQIAGSKEVWDNGGEVLVLNFEDGCSTTNIINAIKRGERG; from the coding sequence ATGAAAGTGACCTTGCCTGATTTCCGCCGGGCGGGCGTGCTGGTCGTGGGCGATGTGATGTTGGACCGATACTGGTACGGTCCTACCAGCCGGATTTCACCGGAAGCGCCGGTGCCTATCGTAAAAGTGGACGCTATTGAGGAGCGCCCCGGCGGGGCCGCCAACGTCGCGATGAATATCGCCGCGCTGGGCTGCCATTCGCGCCTGGTCGGGCTGACCGGCATTGACGACGCCGCCCGTGCCCTGGGCGCGCGGCTTAGCGAAGTGGCGGTGACCTGCGATTTTGTTGCCGTTGCCACCCATCCCACAATAACCAAGCTGCGGGTGTTATCACGTAATCAGCAGCTTATCCGCCTGGATTTCGAGCAGGGCTTCGACGATGTCGACGCCGCTCCCATGTTAGAGCGTATCCAGCTCGCGTTGCCGAAAACCGGCGCGCTGGTGCTGTCCGACTATGCAAAAGGCGCACTGGCGCGCGTGCGCGAGATGATTACGCTGGCGCGGGCCGCCGGCGTGCCGGTGCTTGTCGACCCGAAAGGTACCGACTTCAGCCGCTATCAAGGGGCGACGCTGCTGACGCCAAACCTGTCCGAGTTCGAGGCGGTGGCAGGGGCTTGCAAAGATGAGGAAACGCTGGTGAGCCGCGGCATGAAAATTATCGCCGATTATCAGCTTTCGGCGCTGCTGATTACCCGGTCGGAGCAGGGGATGACCCTACTGCAGCCGGGTAAAGAACCGTTGAATTTACCGACCCAGGCGCAGGAGGTCTACGACGTGACCGGCGCCGGGGATACGGTCATTGGCGTGCTGGCCGCCGCGCTGGCCGCTGGCAATAGCCTGGAGGAGTCCTGTTTTCTGGCCAATGCCGCGGCGGGCGTGGTGGTCGGGAAATTGGGTACGTCGACCGTCAGCCCCATCGAGCTGGAAAACGCCATCCGCGGCCGCGCCGAAACGGGCTTTGGCGTCATGACCGAAAGCGAATTAAAGCAGGCCGTGGCGCTGGCGCGCCAGCGCGGCGAAAAGGTGGTGATGACCAACGGTATTTTCGACATCTTGCATGCGGGCCACGTCAGCTATCTCGCCAACGCCCGCAGGTTGGGCGACCGGCTTATCGTGGCGGTAAACAGCGATGATTCCACCAAGCGTCTTAAAGGAGAAAGCCGCCCGGTTAATCCTCTGGCGCAGCGCATGACCGTCCTGGCGGCGCTCGAGGCGGTGGACTGGGTGGTGCCTTTTAGCGAGGACACGCCGCAGCGGCTAATTGCCGACGTGCTGCCGGATGTGTTGGTCAAGGGCGGCGACTATCAGCCGCATCAGATCGCCGGCAGCAAGGAGGTCTGGGACAACGGGGGCGAGGTGCTGGTGCTGAATTTTGAAGACGGCTGTTCCACCACCAATATCATCAACGCCATTAAACGCGGCGAGCGGGGATAA
- the glnE gene encoding bifunctional [glutamate--ammonia ligase]-adenylyl-L-tyrosine phosphorylase/[glutamate--ammonia-ligase] adenylyltransferase: MMTRPLPPILQQQGQQTAAALPAPADDAAISALAMSDFISDALITHPAWLQELAAQPPRPGEWRDYAGLLASRLAAVDDETALMRELRLFRRRTLVRIGWAQILGLCDTGETLTQLSQLAETLIIAARDWLWQACCREWGTPCGADGTPQPLLILGMGKLGGGELNFSSDIDLIFAYPENGFTRGGRRELDNAQFFTRLGQRVIKALDQPTVDGFVYRVDMRLRPFGDSGPLVLSFAALEDYYQEQGRDWERYAMIKARLMGGDGDRYSQELRSMLRPFIFRRYIDFSVIQSLRNMKQMIAREVRRRGLKDNIKLGAGGIREIEFIAQVFQLIRGGREPRLQARALLPTLAAIGELGLLAPAQSARLGAAYLYLRRLENLLQGINDQQTQTLPADALNQARLAWGMDEADWPQLTRRLAAHMQAVRAVFDELIGDDAPDAEDNDTPGAAAALWLEPMSQASEADVAGIPWPRLAQHVADFRRDVAKRTLGPRGREVLDALMPRLLTHIGDGDTADVAFERLAPVLLSIVSRTTYLELLLEYPGALGHLIRLCAASPMIASQLARHPLLLDELLDPATLYHPPAPSAYGDELRQYLLRVPEEDEEQQLEALRQFKQAQQLRIAAADIAGVLPVMQVSDHLTYLAEAMIHAVIQQAWKSMVARHGRPSHLGAGQDAGFAVIGYGKLGGWELGYSSDLDLVFLHQCPDDAITDGPRVIDGRQFYLRLAQRVMHLFSTRTPAGVLYEVDARLRPSGAAGMLVSTLAAFEDYQLNEAWTWEHQALVRARMVYGTSALQEGFNAIRRRVLCRGRDPATLRREVSEMRAKMRQHLASKQSDVFDIKTDEGGITDIEFLAQYLVLRHAAEKPELTRWSDNVRIFELMAQHGIIDGDDADGLRASYTTLRDTLHHLALQALPGRVPVSQFARERALIGRCWRQWLD; this comes from the coding sequence ATGATGACGCGACCTCTACCGCCGATCCTGCAACAGCAAGGGCAGCAGACGGCGGCCGCATTGCCGGCGCCGGCGGACGACGCAGCCATCTCTGCGCTGGCCATGAGCGATTTCATCAGCGACGCGCTGATAACTCATCCGGCATGGCTGCAGGAGCTGGCGGCGCAGCCGCCTCGACCGGGCGAGTGGCGGGATTATGCCGGACTGTTGGCCTCTCGCCTGGCGGCGGTGGATGATGAGACCGCGCTAATGCGCGAGCTGCGGCTGTTCCGGCGCCGTACGCTGGTGCGTATCGGCTGGGCGCAGATCCTCGGCCTGTGTGACACCGGCGAAACGCTGACCCAGCTCAGCCAGCTGGCGGAAACCCTGATTATCGCCGCGCGCGACTGGCTGTGGCAGGCGTGTTGTCGCGAATGGGGTACGCCCTGCGGCGCCGACGGGACCCCTCAGCCGCTGCTGATTTTGGGCATGGGCAAATTGGGCGGCGGTGAGCTGAATTTCTCCTCCGATATCGATCTGATATTCGCTTACCCAGAAAACGGTTTCACCCGCGGCGGCCGCCGCGAGCTGGATAACGCCCAGTTTTTTACCCGGCTCGGTCAACGGGTGATTAAGGCGCTCGACCAGCCTACCGTCGACGGTTTTGTTTATCGGGTGGATATGCGATTGCGGCCGTTCGGCGACAGCGGGCCGCTGGTACTGAGCTTTGCTGCGCTGGAAGACTATTATCAAGAGCAGGGCCGGGACTGGGAACGCTATGCGATGATAAAGGCGCGGCTGATGGGCGGCGACGGCGATCGCTATAGCCAGGAACTGCGCAGTATGCTGCGTCCTTTTATCTTCCGCCGCTACATTGACTTCAGCGTTATCCAGTCGCTGCGTAATATGAAACAGATGATCGCCCGGGAGGTGCGGCGGCGCGGGTTGAAGGACAATATCAAACTGGGCGCCGGCGGTATCCGTGAAATAGAGTTTATCGCCCAGGTGTTTCAATTGATCCGCGGCGGCCGCGAACCGCGCCTCCAGGCGCGCGCGCTGTTGCCGACGCTTGCGGCAATAGGCGAACTGGGTCTGCTCGCGCCGGCGCAAAGCGCGCGCCTGGGCGCAGCTTATCTTTACCTGCGGCGGCTGGAAAACCTGTTGCAGGGCATCAACGACCAGCAGACCCAAACGCTGCCCGCCGACGCGCTCAATCAGGCGCGTCTGGCCTGGGGTATGGACGAGGCGGACTGGCCGCAGCTCACCCGGAGGCTGGCCGCCCATATGCAGGCGGTGAGGGCGGTGTTTGATGAGCTCATAGGCGATGATGCGCCCGACGCCGAAGATAATGATACGCCCGGCGCCGCGGCGGCGTTGTGGCTGGAGCCGATGTCGCAGGCGTCGGAGGCCGACGTCGCAGGGATTCCCTGGCCCCGCCTGGCGCAGCATGTCGCCGATTTCCGTCGCGATGTGGCGAAACGCACGCTCGGCCCGCGCGGGCGGGAAGTGCTGGACGCGCTGATGCCGCGGTTGCTGACGCATATCGGCGATGGCGACACGGCGGACGTGGCGTTTGAACGCTTGGCGCCGGTGCTGCTCAGTATCGTCTCCCGCACCACCTATCTGGAGCTGCTGTTGGAGTACCCTGGCGCGCTGGGGCACTTGATTCGTCTGTGCGCCGCGTCGCCGATGATCGCCAGCCAGCTGGCGCGACATCCGCTGCTGCTGGATGAATTACTCGATCCTGCCACCCTCTACCACCCGCCGGCGCCGTCGGCCTATGGCGACGAGCTACGCCAATACTTGCTGCGGGTGCCTGAAGAGGACGAGGAGCAGCAGCTGGAGGCGCTGCGCCAATTCAAGCAGGCGCAGCAGCTGCGCATTGCCGCCGCCGATATTGCCGGCGTGCTGCCGGTGATGCAGGTCAGCGATCACTTAACGTATTTGGCGGAAGCCATGATCCACGCCGTTATCCAGCAGGCGTGGAAGTCCATGGTGGCACGTCACGGGCGTCCTTCGCATCTGGGCGCCGGCCAGGACGCCGGATTTGCGGTTATCGGCTATGGGAAACTCGGTGGCTGGGAGCTGGGCTATAGCTCCGATCTGGACCTGGTGTTTTTACATCAGTGCCCGGATGACGCCATCACTGACGGGCCACGCGTCATTGATGGCCGGCAATTTTATCTGCGGCTCGCGCAGCGGGTGATGCATTTATTCAGTACCCGAACCCCGGCGGGGGTACTGTATGAAGTGGACGCCAGGCTGCGCCCCTCCGGCGCCGCCGGTATGCTGGTCAGTACGCTTGCGGCGTTTGAGGATTATCAGCTCAACGAAGCCTGGACCTGGGAGCATCAGGCGCTGGTGCGCGCGCGGATGGTTTATGGTACCTCGGCTCTGCAAGAGGGGTTTAACGCTATTCGCCGCCGCGTGTTGTGCCGCGGGCGCGATCCCGCGACGCTGCGCCGAGAGGTCAGTGAAATGCGCGCCAAGATGCGGCAACATTTGGCCAGTAAGCAATCTGACGTTTTTGATATCAAAACGGACGAGGGCGGTATTACCGATATCGAGTTTTTGGCGCAGTATCTGGTGCTGCGCCACGCCGCCGAAAAGCCTGAACTGACGCGCTGGTCGGATAATGTGCGTATCTTCGAGCTGATGGCCCAACATGGGATTATTGACGGCGACGATGCCGATGGGCTGCGCGCCAGTTACACCACGCTGCGCGATACCCTTCATCATCTGGCGCTGCAGGCGCTGCCCGGTCGGGTGCCGGTATCGCAGTTCGCCCGCGAGCGCGCCTTGATCGGCCGCTGCTGGCGTCAATGGCTGGACTGA
- a CDS encoding inorganic triphosphatase: MNEEIELKFIVQPETLPALRQRLSATGHDGHALRQLTNTYFETDGFDLRRHGIGLRIRQVDGQYEMTMKTAGQVIGGLHQHPEYNVPLPGPMLELQRLPAQAWPEGLSPAALQSRLKPLFTTDFAREKWRVTQGESQIEVALDRGEVSAGSLSEPICELEMELLSGNARDLFTFARTLSDAGGLRLGSLSKAARGYHLQRGNPARAIRPLPLLNPAARATVEEGMSAALHLALDHWQYHEELWLRDDPQAKVGVMEGITLIRETFRVMGNLVRRKATTALRALLADIMPLIAAERADPQAICYLPVYLQTKLALTSWLMFSVWQNTADEATRKKLAGAYRQFADMTLARCGAELKVAFGRTLSDEEYLQQLPRLERRLMAFHVLSGAYRPTEVVAYLMHWKALHQSIVQQGPEDREHLRRQALAQVGFWLK; the protein is encoded by the coding sequence ATGAATGAAGAAATCGAGTTAAAATTTATCGTGCAGCCCGAGACGCTGCCCGCACTGCGGCAGCGGTTATCGGCGACGGGCCATGACGGTCATGCGCTCCGGCAATTGACCAATACCTATTTTGAGACGGACGGTTTTGATTTACGCCGCCACGGCATAGGGTTACGCATTCGTCAGGTGGACGGGCAATATGAGATGACGATGAAAACCGCTGGCCAGGTTATCGGCGGATTACATCAGCACCCTGAATATAATGTGCCGCTGCCGGGGCCGATGCTGGAACTGCAACGGCTGCCGGCGCAGGCGTGGCCGGAAGGGCTGAGTCCCGCCGCGCTGCAATCGCGCCTTAAGCCGCTGTTCACCACCGATTTCGCGCGTGAGAAATGGCGGGTGACGCAGGGTGAAAGCCAAATCGAGGTCGCGCTGGATCGAGGTGAGGTCAGCGCTGGCTCTCTCAGCGAGCCGATCTGCGAACTGGAAATGGAGTTGCTGAGCGGCAACGCGCGCGATCTATTTACCTTCGCCAGGACACTGAGCGATGCCGGCGGCCTTCGTTTGGGTAGCCTGAGCAAGGCCGCGCGCGGTTATCATCTTCAGCGGGGAAATCCTGCGCGCGCCATCCGGCCGCTGCCGCTGCTTAATCCCGCCGCGCGGGCGACGGTGGAGGAGGGAATGAGCGCGGCGCTGCATCTGGCGCTGGATCATTGGCAATACCATGAGGAGCTCTGGCTGCGCGACGATCCGCAGGCCAAGGTCGGCGTGATGGAGGGTATCACGCTGATACGCGAGACCTTCCGCGTAATGGGTAACCTGGTGCGCCGGAAAGCGACGACCGCGCTGCGCGCGCTGCTGGCGGATATTATGCCGTTAATCGCCGCCGAACGGGCGGATCCGCAGGCGATCTGTTATCTGCCCGTCTATCTGCAAACCAAACTGGCGTTGACCTCTTGGCTAATGTTCAGCGTCTGGCAGAATACCGCCGATGAGGCTACACGCAAAAAACTCGCCGGCGCCTACCGGCAGTTCGCCGACATGACGCTTGCGCGCTGCGGCGCGGAATTGAAGGTCGCGTTCGGCCGCACGCTGTCCGATGAAGAATACCTGCAACAGTTGCCGCGGCTGGAACGGCGGCTGATGGCCTTTCATGTCTTATCCGGCGCCTATCGGCCGACCGAGGTCGTGGCCTATCTGATGCACTGGAAAGCGCTGCATCAATCAATCGTGCAGCAAGGACCCGAGGATAGGGAACATTTGCGTCGGCAAGCGCTGGCGCAGGTGGGATTCTGGCTAAAATAG
- a CDS encoding TIGR04211 family SH3 domain-containing protein produces the protein MLKLRHIYFAALGLGLACAASADEQRYVSDDLLTYIHSGPGNQYRIVGTLNSGDAVTLIGQNDDAGFAQVRDEKGRTAWIPLDQLSAQPSLRTRVPALEQQVQDLTQKLNTLDASWNQRTADMQKKVATSDGVINDLKKQNQALKDQLTTAQKKVNAAAVQLDDKQRTIIMQWFMYGGGVAGVGLLLGLLLPHIIPRRKKDNRWMN, from the coding sequence ATGCTGAAATTACGCCATATTTACTTCGCCGCGCTCGGTCTGGGTCTCGCCTGCGCCGCCAGCGCTGACGAGCAACGTTATGTTTCCGACGACCTGCTGACCTATATACATAGCGGCCCGGGCAACCAATATCGCATTGTCGGCACCTTGAATTCCGGCGACGCCGTTACGCTTATCGGCCAAAACGACGACGCCGGCTTTGCGCAGGTGCGCGATGAAAAGGGTCGCACCGCATGGATCCCGCTGGACCAGTTGAGCGCCCAGCCCAGCCTGCGCACCCGGGTGCCGGCGCTGGAGCAGCAGGTGCAGGATCTGACGCAAAAGCTCAATACCCTCGATGCCAGCTGGAATCAGCGCACCGCCGACATGCAGAAAAAAGTGGCCACCAGCGATGGCGTTATCAATGATCTCAAGAAGCAGAATCAGGCGCTGAAGGATCAACTCACGACGGCACAGAAAAAAGTCAACGCGGCGGCGGTTCAGCTTGACGATAAACAGCGCACCATTATCATGCAGTGGTTCATGTATGGCGGCGGCGTGGCCGGCGTTGGCCTGCTGTTGGGCCTGTTGCTGCCCCATATCATTCCCCGCCGCAAAAAAGACAACCGCTGGATGAACTGA
- a CDS encoding multifunctional CCA addition/repair protein produces the protein MKKYLVGGAVRDGILQLPVTERDWVVVGATPQDMLAQGYQQVGKDFPVFLHPKSREEYALARTERKSGQGYTGFICYSSPEVTLEEDLRRRDLTINAIARDDQGNLIDPYQGQRDIRQRWLRHVSDAFGEDPLRVLRVARFAARFAHLNFRIAPETLALMQHMTNELPLLAPERVWKETERALATRNPQVYFQVLRDCGALKTLFPEVDALFGVPAPAKWHPEIDTGIHTLMTVSMAARLSDDIAVRFATLCHDVGKALTPRELWPSHHGHGPAGVKVVEGLCQRLKVPNPLRDLAKIVAQYHDLLHGAESLTPKTLVKLFSAIDVWRRPERLEQMILASEADARGRTGFENHPYPQGDFLREAFRVAASVIARDVITAGFNGAEIGEELTRRRQQALASWKRQQASSDTETIQD, from the coding sequence GTGAAAAAATATCTGGTGGGCGGCGCCGTGCGTGACGGTATCCTGCAGCTCCCCGTCACGGAAAGGGACTGGGTCGTGGTCGGCGCGACGCCGCAAGACATGCTGGCGCAGGGTTATCAGCAGGTCGGCAAAGACTTCCCGGTTTTCCTGCACCCGAAGAGCCGCGAAGAGTATGCGCTGGCGCGCACGGAGCGCAAATCCGGTCAAGGGTATACCGGTTTCATTTGCTACTCATCGCCGGAAGTCACGCTGGAAGAGGATTTGCGCCGTCGCGATCTCACCATCAACGCCATCGCCCGCGATGACCAGGGCAATCTGATCGATCCCTATCAGGGGCAGCGCGATATCCGCCAGCGCTGGCTGCGTCATGTCTCCGACGCCTTCGGCGAAGATCCGTTGCGGGTGCTGCGGGTCGCCCGTTTTGCCGCGCGTTTTGCCCATCTGAATTTTCGCATTGCGCCGGAAACGCTGGCGCTGATGCAGCACATGACCAATGAGCTGCCGCTGTTGGCCCCCGAGCGGGTCTGGAAAGAGACCGAGCGGGCGCTGGCAACTCGTAACCCGCAAGTCTATTTTCAGGTGTTGCGCGACTGCGGCGCGCTGAAAACGTTGTTCCCGGAAGTGGATGCGCTGTTTGGCGTCCCTGCGCCGGCAAAATGGCATCCGGAAATCGATACCGGCATTCATACCCTCATGACGGTATCGATGGCGGCCCGGCTATCGGATGATATCGCGGTACGTTTCGCCACGCTTTGCCATGATGTGGGCAAAGCGCTGACCCCGCGCGAATTGTGGCCCAGTCATCACGGCCACGGCCCGGCGGGGGTGAAAGTGGTGGAAGGACTGTGCCAACGTCTGAAAGTACCCAATCCGCTGCGTGATTTAGCGAAGATCGTGGCCCAATACCATGACCTGCTGCACGGCGCCGAGAGCCTGACGCCGAAGACGCTGGTAAAATTGTTCAGCGCCATTGATGTCTGGCGCCGGCCGGAGCGTCTGGAGCAAATGATCCTCGCCAGCGAAGCCGACGCCCGCGGACGTACCGGTTTTGAAAACCATCCCTATCCGCAGGGAGATTTCCTGCGCGAAGCGTTCCGCGTGGCTGCGTCGGTTATCGCCCGCGACGTTATCACGGCGGGATTCAACGGCGCCGAGATCGGCGAGGAGCTCACCCGGCGGCGCCAGCAGGCCCTGGCCAGTTGGAAGCGACAGCAGGCAAGCAGCGACACCGAAACCATTCAGGACTGA
- the bacA gene encoding undecaprenyl-diphosphate phosphatase yields MADMHEWVIAFILGVVEGLTEFLPVSSTGHMILVGSLLGFTDDKAKTFEVIIQLGSILAVVVVFWRRLFGLIGIHFGQVPHEGIGSGRLRLGHILLGMIPAVVLGLVFHEQIKAIFAPQYVMYALVVGGLLLLAGEWLKPKQPRAAGIDDLTYLQAFLIGCFQCLALWPGFSRSGATISGGLLVGVSRYAASEFSFILAVPMMLGATVLDLYKSLPFLAWQDFPMFAIGFVTAFVVALLAIKFFLQIIKRISFVPFAIYRFILAAVVYWVLVG; encoded by the coding sequence ATGGCGGATATGCACGAGTGGGTTATCGCGTTCATTCTGGGAGTGGTGGAAGGGTTAACGGAATTTCTGCCGGTTTCTTCGACGGGACATATGATATTGGTCGGTAGCCTGCTTGGCTTCACGGATGATAAGGCCAAGACCTTCGAGGTTATCATCCAGTTGGGGTCGATCCTGGCGGTGGTGGTGGTGTTTTGGCGCCGGCTGTTTGGTCTTATCGGGATTCATTTTGGCCAGGTACCCCACGAGGGGATCGGCAGCGGCCGTCTGCGTTTGGGGCATATCTTGCTGGGCATGATCCCGGCGGTGGTGCTGGGATTGGTGTTTCATGAGCAGATTAAAGCCATCTTCGCGCCGCAGTATGTCATGTATGCCCTGGTGGTTGGGGGGTTGCTTCTGCTGGCGGGGGAATGGCTGAAACCCAAGCAACCGCGTGCGGCGGGCATTGATGATTTGACCTATCTGCAGGCCTTTTTGATCGGCTGTTTCCAGTGTTTGGCGCTGTGGCCGGGCTTTTCCCGCTCCGGCGCCACCATCAGCGGCGGTCTTTTGGTCGGCGTCAGCCGTTATGCCGCATCGGAGTTTTCCTTTATATTGGCGGTGCCGATGATGCTGGGCGCCACGGTGCTTGATCTCTACAAAAGCCTGCCGTTCCTCGCTTGGCAGGATTTTCCGATGTTCGCCATCGGCTTCGTCACCGCCTTCGTGGTGGCCCTGCTCGCCATCAAATTCTTCCTGCAAATCATCAAGCGCATCTCGTTCGTGCCGTTTGCCATTTATCGCTTTATTCTGGCGGCGGTGGTGTATTGGGTCTTGGTCGGCTGA
- the folB gene encoding bifunctional dihydroneopterin aldolase/7,8-dihydroneopterin epimerase, whose product MDIVFIEQLTVMAVIGVYDWEQQRLQKLVFDLEMGWDNRPAARSDDVADCLSYADVTEAVLSLVNGKRFALVERVAEETAERLMTQFKLPWIRVKIGKPGAVPQAANVGVVIERGRRKV is encoded by the coding sequence ATGGACATTGTATTTATTGAGCAATTAACGGTAATGGCGGTGATAGGCGTCTATGACTGGGAGCAGCAACGCCTCCAGAAATTGGTTTTCGACCTGGAAATGGGTTGGGACAACCGCCCGGCGGCACGTAGCGATGATGTTGCGGACTGCCTGAGCTATGCGGATGTCACCGAAGCCGTGCTGTCGCTCGTGAACGGTAAGCGTTTTGCGCTGGTGGAGCGGGTCGCCGAGGAGACGGCGGAGCGGCTGATGACCCAGTTTAAATTGCCCTGGATACGCGTCAAAATCGGTAAACCCGGCGCGGTACCGCAGGCGGCCAATGTCGGCGTCGTCATCGAGCGCGGTCGGCGAAAAGTCTGA
- the plsY gene encoding glycerol-3-phosphate 1-O-acyltransferase PlsY encodes MNAIAIGMIIFAYLCGSVSSAILICKVARLPDPRTSGSGNPGATNVLRLGGKLAAAGVMVFDILKGMIPVWIGYGLGLPPFWLGLVAIAACLGHIYPVFFHFRGGKGVATALGAIAPIGYDLSGLMIGTWLLTVLLSGYSSLGAIVSALIAPFYVWWFKPQFTFPVAMLSCLVLLRHHDNIQRLWRGQESRIWRRRQKDRDIDQQQSKH; translated from the coding sequence ATGAATGCTATCGCGATTGGCATGATAATCTTCGCCTACCTGTGCGGCTCAGTATCCAGCGCGATCCTGATCTGCAAAGTCGCGCGTCTGCCGGATCCACGTACCAGCGGCTCCGGCAATCCCGGCGCCACCAATGTGCTGCGGCTCGGCGGCAAACTGGCGGCCGCGGGCGTGATGGTATTCGATATACTCAAAGGGATGATCCCGGTGTGGATAGGCTACGGCCTCGGTCTGCCGCCGTTCTGGCTGGGCCTGGTGGCGATTGCCGCCTGTCTCGGCCATATTTATCCGGTGTTCTTTCACTTTCGCGGCGGCAAAGGGGTCGCTACCGCCTTGGGGGCTATTGCGCCCATTGGCTATGATCTGTCCGGCCTGATGATAGGCACCTGGCTTCTGACGGTACTGCTCTCCGGTTATTCTTCGCTGGGGGCGATCGTCAGCGCCTTGATCGCGCCCTTCTATGTCTGGTGGTTCAAACCGCAGTTCACCTTCCCGGTCGCAATGCTCTCCTGTCTGGTGCTCTTGCGCCACCATGACAATATTCAGCGGCTGTGGCGCGGTCAAGAAAGCCGCATCTGGCGCCGCCGACAAAAAGACCGGGATATCGACCAGCAACAAAGCAAACATTGA